Genomic window (Onychomys torridus chromosome 5, mOncTor1.1, whole genome shotgun sequence):
GATGCAATTGTCATTGACTCAaccatgctcctgtaagtgacaTTCATCTGTGTTATTCTAAGTAAGCTTTTTCAGTGCATTAGTTTGTACAGATGGCTTTGTATATTATCTTTTCTTTGCTCCTAACATTGCTGTAGACTGCAGAgaactgatgttttttttttcatgttttcttaccTAGTTTCAAGGTAAGGGAGCTGAGGATTTTATAGAATGGAATTGTTCAGTGGACCTTGAAATAAGTGGTTCTCTAAGGGAATCCTTCATCTCTGTTGATACATGACAATGCCCAAAGTCATTTgcattgtcttttgtttttacttgaagATAAATGGAGAGAATGTTGTCTAACTGGCACCTGCTTTGAACCATCTTTTAATGCGTAGGTCGTCTTTCAGAACCATAAACAGGccaataaaaaaatgaacaagttGCTGAAGTTTAGGACTTGGACTTCATTAAAAACAAGATtaaattgtcttattgctcctaATCCAAACAATGATGGCAGTTTTGATTATTTACCATTTTGGTGTATACCAAATaaaatggcaaaagaaaaaaaaattgcatgttCATGATAACACCTTAAAACTTGGGtgatatttcaaagaaaaattaattaattgcaGACATaagatttattaaataaatggaaaatgaatTTACATTTCCAAGACATTAAACTATGCAAAGTCTTGACTTAAGGACTCTAGCTTTTAATTCATCTCTGCTCCAAACATTTCCAAGTTCAGGAAGTTCTTCCAGAGCAGCCAAAGCTGAAGGATCACATACCCCTCAAGGTGTGAACCACAAAAATGTATCTCCCTATAGCCTTACAATGGAAAGAGCATATTACCAACTCCAGTTGTACAGGACTGAGTTGGTACAGGACCTTAGAACAGATAGTGCGTACTGTACAGGAATCTCTTATGAAAAGATCATCTCAGAATCTTTTCTCTGAATAGCAGGGATGGGCCTGTTGCTGCTGATATCAAGTCTGCTCCCTTGGGAACATGTGATCTCCACACCAGATGACCAGATGTTCAATGAAGAGCTGTATAATAAATTGATTTCCATTTCTCATCACACTCATATAGTTGCCcgaaaaatgtataaaaatttagTAAGTACATCACTTATTTCAGAATTCTTCCCTAAAGTTAATATGAGAAAACTGTACTGTTTTAACCATAAAACATCACAAATCAAATTTCaactaatatattttatatgtagtaGAAAGAATCGATTATTAAAGTGTAGATGAGGGAATGTAGGATATTTCATGAAGTTGTGAAGATTTATAAAGAAGGCaatgaatgatttcttttttttttagtttttcttctaataaaccttaaaataagcatttttgttttgaacTGCCACTTTGAACATTAAGCCCAGAAAAATTCTCCAGGGAGGAGCTGTGATTTCCTGGTCTTGTTTGAAGAACGACTCTGTGGGCATTATTCACACAGGGCTTTGCAGATATCTTATATGGGAGCATTGCACTGCAGTGAAtaaattggagaaaataaaactaaactgaTCTGTAACTATGCAAAGTGGGAAACATCAACAAAAATAGCTGTTCAGAAAGTTCCAAATGCTAAGAATCATTGGTTAACATTTCTATCAGGGAGTGGCTGATTACAGTAGACGTATTGGTGTAGAGAGGcatatttactttctttctggtggagataaatttttatcttttggttttttcaagtGAGTCATTACAgtgaaaacaaagaagacagtGCGAACTTAGGAATATGAAGCATATGTCTGCAGAATTGTAGTGACTATGCTTTTCAAATGTCATTTTCATTCATTAGtgtctctttccttccatcttcttcATTCATAATCTTGCAAATGCAGTGTTCCTAGGAATCCATTAAACTTTTATAAATTTGTCGATtgttaataattaatatatatttgaattaCTAAATAACTCAAGTAAACATAACCCTCAGTTGATTGATATAGTCACATTAAATGCTGTTTTGTGAATTCTATCCTCATTCATTGCTAAATGTTTCGTAAAAAATATATCCATATTTTTACGTTAAAATTTGATGTCATCAACACAATTGCATTACAAATTTACCATGAAGTTAGTGTGCAGCAGCTATAACTCCATTTTACTTGAGTAAAAAGTAGAAATTGGTTGTTATCTACTTAAGAGTAGCACATGAGCTTGAATCAATAGGAAAGAAGTTATTCATAAATATCCGTAAAAAGGCACTATTTGGTGGCACACAACTCAAATCTTCCAGAGTTCTGATACTTAAAACATGAAATGTTTTGGGGTTAGAGTGTTTTTTATGACTTACTTTCAAAACAATAATTTTTAGGAATCACAAAACAGCAAGGGCACTGTTAAGAAGAGAAGAGTGTGTGAGGCCAGTACATCTGATTGCATATCTAATGGAAAGAAAAAGCACATGTGCAATATTTGCTTCaatcttttatttcaattttaataagGTCCTTATTTGATAAATTTGAACATCTATCAAATACATTAATAATCTGGTCATGGATGTGTTTATCCTATTCTGAAACTACAAATACTTGAATCATTTCATTCCTTCCAGGATGTAAAGTTATCCAAGGGAAGATGGTTTAAAAACAGTGGAAACAACACCTGCCGCACTGCTTCCATCCCTACTACAAAAAAAGTAGGTTTTTCTCCCTATTATTACCAAAACAACTTCAGCATTGCTCTAGGTATCTGTGCTGTGTGTGATTACTGGGACTATCAGTTACAATAATCTCAGGTCCAATAGAGTGAAGAAAGAAGGATCAGGCAGAAGAGCATCACACCACATGGTAGGTAACTTGCCCACTAAGTCAAAAGCCAGCTTACATTATAGCAGAAGCCTAAGTTTCCCATATAGAAGATCATTTTTCCAGCAACTTGCTAGTGGGATTAAaactttttgtctgaatttgatGATATCGATGGTTGGATATATAACCAAACACATATGGAAGAAATCAAATACAGAAGTATTTATGATATAATCCTAAGGCTCTTCCTCTGTCCTTAGACTACTTAAATCACCAGTGTGcagtttatttttgaattttgaaactCCCTTGGTCTTTCCATTTCATTATATTGTACAGTACTACTTGAGTCTACCTTCTATATCTTAATTGAAAATCAACTGAATAAGAGGGTTCTCTGCATATTGTAGCATGTATCTCAGGGTAACCTTTATTTTGGGGGTGTTTGTATTTCTCAAGAGCTCTAATATGTGATTGTTTTATCTCTCCTTTCTGACTCACAGACATAATCAACCTTCTGTGAATTAAAATAAACTTCTTAGATGTAGACCtctcatatatattatatattctataaGATTTTATTACTAGCACCTATATAAAACTATTCTTATTTAAATGTGACTATAATAATggatattaaagaaaaagaggtggggaagagagaatTTTTATACAGAGCTACATACCTAGACACTTTCAAAAGCAGTATGTTGGCACTGATGGATACATGTATTAGACACAAAAATTTCGCTAACATGAGGtactattataaaaataatgaactgaGGTTCAGAAAATTTACAAAGAACTTGTACCTCTTGCATGTCAAGTAAGAATGTGAAGTTGGGCTTCATCCACCCCAACTCCTTATTAGTAATCATCATGCCACAAAACTCCCACCAACCAATTTTGCCATCACCATTTAGCCTGCTCCTTTCCTTTGTATCCTGTACATATTTCCTTTCCCATGTCCATTGGATTGCCATTACTCTTTTTTTCATTGCTAGAGACATAACTAAAAGATATAACAGCAAGCAGTTGAAATCAGATATGGCTGTCAAACAAGATTCTGGCAGTGATCAAAAACTGGTCATGGCTTAACTTCATTGTGATTTCCACTGGTGATGGTATTAAAAGCAGTgctgggtcattttttttttttttctgctggacATGACAACAAGTATGTTGCTCTGCCAGAAGTATGAAGGAAGGTTTACCCAGAAAATAACTGTGTCAATGGCATGTTTTCTTCTCTATATTTATTGTTAAgcactttaaaataaacattttacaatAGTCCAGAAATCATAATTGAGTGTTTAAATGAGCAAATAGATTCACTAGTGTGAAACAATTTGGGTGACCTTCCATTGTTGACAATGCTTTGGTCTCAGTCAGATCTTGTGATACCTGCTGAGTGAGGTCCAGCAAATCTTTGATTATCATAGACAAGGAAtgcaattaaatagaaaaaagtcTCACCCTAAGCTACATGTTCAcatgtagaaaataaaacaaattattatcAGTATATGTCACAAGGAAAAATATTCAGACCTGAGTAGTTTTATGTTAGCAATCTATATTTCAATGGCTTAAATTTCACATTTTACAATGTATATCATGTTCCaacaaacatttttattgtaCTTATTACTTAAAAAAGAGgtattgtatttattgtaaagACACAATGTATCTACTCTATTTGCTTGTTCAGTGCAATGTTCAATCTGATTATTTAGACTGAAGTCCTTCTGAAAGTGGTCATCAATGTTTCAAATGCCTGGAAGCACCCACTGAAACTTCTGACACCTGCAGTATTGACTCATTTAGGGTCCTATGATGGTATGCTGGCAAGAGCTGTAGAGGTTAAGTATGGATGTGAATCAATTCTGGAGGGAGCAAAAGTTTTGCTCAACAgggtgagccatctcttcacatTCCTTTGATCATATGtgtgaaaaagaaattaatttttaaaaacttaattttcaAGAGTATCCAATATGTTCACAATTTTTCTAGCAAGGGAATCACATATAGAACCAATTACTCATAAAAGTCTTTACTGAGAATCAGACACACAAATGATCTCAATAGAAAATAGCTGCTCTTCATAGCAATTTGGGCaaaaaattttctggataggatGGATACATCTGCATAATGCAGAAGACCCTAAGACAGTCATGCTTGTTTCTCTTGCACCTTAACATAGTAAAGGAAATATTCATCATGTCTAAGGTTTAGGGAAAATATATAATATGGAGAATAGATTTAGTTGAAAGGCAAAAGAGATCAGGACACTCTACCACAACCTATAAAGGTATGGAGGACAGACCAAGGAAAGTACTGAGAACATGTTAAACTCCGCAAAGTTAAAGAACTACCACATTCCCTCCAATGTCCTTTGGTTAAATCCATATCTACAGTCACATAGCAACTTGCTGGTTCTCCAGTTTTGTAACCCTGCATGCACATTCCTTAATTGACTacagcacatacatgtatgtaagtaagttcacacacacacacacacacacacacacacacacacacacacacacacaagaaaagaataAGGACCAATCATACCAATGAAGTACATTTAATACTTGTCCTTTTGATGTTTAGGTTCAGCCTGGATTTGAAGAAAATAACTACCCTGACTGGCCAGAACTAAAACAATTGAGGTCTTCCAATGAAGACACTCACCTTTCTGCATTTCATACACTATTCTACTGCCTATTCAAGGATATACAAAAGGTTAACCACTATCTTAAGATCTTGAGGCGCCGAGTcatcaaaaaacagaaaatgctaaGTATAAAGCCATGACATCTACTGCTGAGATAGTCCTTGATGAATGAACCAGACCTTCAGGGCTTTGAAAAGTTTAATCTActaggtttatttttataaaataaaatataattcctTAGAAATGGCAGTTTGAAAGAGAATATTTATCAATTTCTTGTGTCCatgtaatataaaaaagaacataGCATTGCAATGttactttgtaatttttaaaaatgatcaggTTTTAGAAAGCAATCAAGATGGCTGACAAATTACTTTAGAATTACAGTAAATAAAGgcaaataagttatttttttaaatactaagatATTACTGTTAATCAGAAGAAATAAGATGGAAATGTACagctttgttttgaaataaaaccACTCTGAGAAAAGTTTCATGCTACAAGGACAGAAGATGTAAGTGCTGTAGCTTTACACTATCCCTAGGTAACATAATGTTTCAAACTTTCTAAAAACATGTTAGGATGCAAGTATGAAATGTATCTAGATTTCTCCAGTGAAAATCTTCAACTGTGATCTTTATAGCACCATTTTAGAAAGGTTGCATATACACTGTGGTCTATAGAACAATTAATCTGACAACACTCCATCTCGTATTCAACTTATTCAACACCCTAGCCACAACCCTCAGTTATTAATTTCAGACAACAGGGAACAAAGATTTCATCCATTCTTACAATGTTTCTGCCATTCCCTTTTTCTTCATATCAATGTCTGTGACTTTCTCAGAATTCAgcaaataaggaaaaatgaaaattggTGACAGAAGCAGATAAGTAGAGTATTACTGACTAGGGCTAAGGTTAAAAATCTTCTGAGAATCAGGTATTTCTTCTATGACACACACTAGCGTGGTACAAACAGACCTTTGGGCATACATAAAAGGGTGGTGTCTATCAAGAGGCATGCACTGTCTAAATTCCCTGTATCCTTCCCACTGTTACACCTTCTGTACCCTCCTTTTCAACCTTTGTTTCTGGTACTCTCATCCTAAGGCATGGGATTAGAGAAAATAGCTGGAAGGCTGCTTTTCATCAACTGACACGAAGTCTCATGCATTAGGCCTACTCTATCAGTggagcagcagcagccctgggTCTCCAATGATAACTTCCTCCTGTATACATTCTCTTGTATCATTATACATCCCAAGTGGAACAGAAAGTCAAATTCATTTTCATACATTTACTGTAGGAATAtacatctattattattatttcctttttttgaatTCCAAGAGTCATTTTCTCTATTGATAGTCATCTGAGGGTGTGAGTGTATCACAATGCCttaaactaaaacaacaacaacaaaaatacattctATTCATTCCATCTAGAGAAAAAACAATTGGGTCAGTGTAGCTCAGAATGTTGACTGCTTCCAAGCAACataggaaatggataatttcatAGCCTTCTCTCTTAGAAGTCAGTGGGTTTGTCAGCCTGTCTCTTGCCTCACTTGTACGAGATTTTCAGATACTCATAGACAATAGATGCTCAGAAATGACCGAATTCACTTTTTATAATCAATGTCCAAATCCATTGCTCTTTGATTTGGGTAGCATGGCTGGTCACTGAGCTCTAGGGACCTGCCTCTATGTCCTGCTAGCTTTCTCATTCCAGAAACCCAATATTTGTTAATGTCTTTGTTTTTggtgggggttgttgttgttttgttagtttgtttgattttatttttggaattgCTTGGTTCACactttgtttattatatattgaGACACTACAACTATATatagtatatgcacatatacacaaaaaacatATGTTCTTAATTTTTGattaattctttgacaattttgttCAATTTGTTGTGACCACATTTGCCTTCTttagcaattcttttttttaatatttttattttataattaatttaatttgacatatcagccatggattcccctgtcctccttcctcccacccaccagcctttccccccaatcaccctcccattcccacctcctccatggcaaggtttcccctggggattcagctcagcctggtagattcagttgaggcaggtctagtcccctcctccctacaccaaggctgagcaaaatgtgtAAGCAAAGGTCCTGGGGTCCAAAAAGCCAGCTAGTGCACataggacaggtccctgtcccactttctgggggcctcctaaatagttcaagctaatcaattgtctcacttatccagagggcctgatccagttccatgggggcccctcagctattagttcatagttcatgtgtttcaactagtttgcctatttgtccctgtgcttttcccaatcatggtctcaatatctcttgctcataaaatccgtcctctctcttgctgattttACTCCTGGAGtgccacctggggcttggccatggatctctgcatctgcttccatcaatcattggatgagagttctatcatgacaattagggtgtttggccatccaatcaccagagtatgTCAGTCtggactttctctcgaccattgccagtagtctattgtggaggtatcattgtggatttctgaggacctctctagcactttgcttcttcctattcccatggggtcctcacttatcatggtatctcattccttgttttcccactctgttcctgatccagctggaaccTCCCagtcccctaagctctctttcccctgagccttgccctccattaccaccccctcatgtccagtttgctcatgtagatctcatccatttctctgttattgggcaatccctgtgtctaaaatgatagcctacagaatgggaaaagttcgtcaccaaccccacatctgacagagggctgatatccagaatatataaagaactcaatatcttttttcagggacttaaagttcttgccatataggttctttacttgcttagttagagttacccccaaagtattttatatcatttgtggctattgtaaagggtgatggttctctgatttccttctcagcctgtt
Coding sequences:
- the LOC118584644 gene encoding prolactin-3C1-like; the encoded protein is MQLSLTQPCSWMGLLLLISSLLPWEHVISTPDDQMFNEELYNKLISISHHTHIVARKMYKNLDVKLSKGRWFKNSGNNTCRTASIPTTKKTEVLLKVVINVSNAWKHPLKLLTPAVLTHLGSYDGMLARAVEVKYGCESILEGAKVLLNRVQPGFEENNYPDWPELKQLRSSNEDTHLSAFHTLFYCLFKDIQKVNHYLKILRRRVIKKQKMLSIKP